Below is a window of Thermodesulfomicrobium sp. WS DNA.
GGTCCAAGAACGGGAGCTCTTGACCTTCCACTGCCTCAAAGACCCAGCACAGGCCCCAACCTTTTCCTCCGGCGTCCATGAAGCCATCCCCTCCCATCTGGCGGCCCTGCCCTTGGTGTTCGAGGGCCGCACCGTGGGCGCGCTGCTTTTCGGCATGGAGGCTCCCATCACCCATCTCATGCGCGACTTCCTCACCCAGGCAGGCCAAAACCTTGCCGTGCTGCTCCATGCGGCCCTGTCCCGGCAGACCATCGACGGGCTGCTGCGTACCGCCCAAGAGCAGCAAGAGCAGCTGCGCCAGGCCAATCAAGAGTTGGAGGCCCAGGCCCGCGCCCTCAAGGAATCCGAAGCCGAACTCCAGGCCCAGCACGAAGAATTACAAGTCACCAACGAAGAGCTGGAAGAACAGGCCCGCGCCCTCAAGGAATCCCAGACCAAACTGGAGGCCCAGCAAGAAGAACTGCGCGCGGCCAACGCCAAGCTGGAAGAGCGCACCAACGCCCTGGAAGAGCAGAAGATCGCCATGCGCAAAAAGAACATCGATCTGCTGCGCGCCCAGGAGCAGCTACGGCAAAAAGCCGAAGAACTGGAACAGGCCAACCGCTACAAATCCGAATTCCTGGCCAACATGAGCCACGAGCTGCGCACCCCGCTCAACTCCATCCTCATCCTCTCCCAGCTCTTGGCCGCCAACAAAGACGGCAACCTCACTGCACGCCAGCAGGAATCCGCCCAAGCCATCCACGCCTCGGGATCGGACCTCTTGCGGCTCATCAACGACATCCTCGACCTTTCCAAGGTGGAGGCCGGCAAAATCGAGGTCCACGAAGAGCCGCTCGCCCTCGATGCCTTGGTGGCGGACCTCCTGCGGCTTTTCACCAGCATCGCCGAGGACAAGCACGTGCGCTTCGTGGTGGAGCGCGAGGACGACCTGCCGGACACCATCCTCACCGATGGCCTGCGGCTCCAGCAGATCCTGCGCAACCTCCTCTCCAATGCCTTCAAGTTCACGGACAAGGGCACGGTGAGCCTGCGGCTCTTCCGTCCCGCTCCCGACCAAGTCCCGGAGCACCTTGGCGCCCAAAGGCTTTTGGCCATGGCGGTGCAGGACACCGGCATCGGCATCCCCAAAGACAAGCACGCCACCGTTTTCGAACCCTTCCGCCAGGCCGACGGCTCCACCACCCGCAAATACGGCGGCACGGGCCTGGGGCTGTCCATCTCCCGGGAGCTGGCTCGGCTGCTTGGCGGCGACATCACCCTGGAGAGCGAGCCCGGCAAGGGCACGACCTTCACCCTCTTTCTTCTGGAAAAACCGGCCCCAGCCGCATCTGCAAATCCACTGCCGCACCAGGCCACGGCGGCAGCGGCCAGCGCCGATCCAGGAACCACGGCCACCCCAGATCCCAACACAGAGGCCGCAACCACGCTGGCGCCGCCAATGCCCGCTGCAGACCCCGTCTGCCCCGAGCCCCAAGATTTCGTCCAGGACGACCGCCGCAGTCTCCAGCCCGGCGACACCATCATGCTCATTATCGACGACCATCTGGAGCGCGCGCGGCGTATCCGCGACCGCGCCCGGACCCAAGGCTTCGCCACCCTCCTTGCCCACGACGCCGAGACCGGGCTGCACTTTGCCGACTACCACCGCCCGCAAGCCATCGTACTGGCAGGAAGCCTCCCCTCCAGCTGGAAGACCCTGGAGCGGCTCAAGGCCGATGTCGGCACCCGGGCCATTCCCCTGATCTTTCTCACCACCGCCGAGCGCGGCATGGAGGCGCTGCGCCTGGGCGCCTACACCGTTGCCCCGGAAGACCCGGATGCCGCGGCCATCGACGCGGTGCTGCAGGAAGTCCGCGCCTATCTCACCAGCCCTCGGCGGCGGGTCCTCATCGTGGACGACGACCGCCTCCAGCGCGAGTCGCTTGCCAGCCTCATCGCCACCCTGCCGGACGTGGAGATCAGCACCTGCGGCACCAGCGCCGAGGCCCTGGACATCCTGCGCCGCACCCCGGTGCATTGCCTGATCCTCGATTTGGGCCTGCCGGACGCCAGCGGCTTCGATCTGTTGCGCCGCATCCGCGCCGACGAGAGCCTCTCCCACACCCCCATCATCGTCTACACCGGCCGGGACCTCTCCGCGGACGAAGAGACGCTGCTTTCCCGGCACGCCGAGAGCATCATCGTCAAGGGGGTGCGCTCGCCCGAACGCCTGCTGGAAGAAACCGCCCTCTATCTGCACCGCACCCCCCCGGCATCTCCCCCGACTCCAGAAGGGGAGGTGGACTCGGT
It encodes the following:
- a CDS encoding response regulator, giving the protein MVFALLDDIRMRPKLLLLFLFTAIVPLVVVGSVGGYFAIRTLTQQTERELSALQDMQADKLTAAFNTLQAVLTPLAEAPHVRAAFTSTDLHIEDTLKGTARSLNLMAITLITQKGVVRASSLKELDGHDLTFGRLAASAMSIAWSSAKEQNQPVFVDFSADPLGWGFPLAFLALPVFDAEGGRLGVLLALLGPDFVDQPLASRQGLGKTGETYAIRFLADGNRYEFRSSMRTMGMGRYRPGVTLDRPPAYWGQATHQESGFGEYIDSSGTTVFVAFRPIDILGVRWFLISKIDKVEVFQPIVWFTLAMMGAAVFFILAITPGVHVLARRLSAPLEAGVRFAQAISSGNYTARWEVSQHDEMGDLAHALNRMAQDLREQDWRRRGISGLDNALRGEHTPEEILRRALDFLSRHTEASLGLAYLAEENGALSLRASRAFVDRTGTFHRVEPGHGLVGQAVQERELLTFHCLKDPAQAPTFSSGVHEAIPSHLAALPLVFEGRTVGALLFGMEAPITHLMRDFLTQAGQNLAVLLHAALSRQTIDGLLRTAQEQQEQLRQANQELEAQARALKESEAELQAQHEELQVTNEELEEQARALKESQTKLEAQQEELRAANAKLEERTNALEEQKIAMRKKNIDLLRAQEQLRQKAEELEQANRYKSEFLANMSHELRTPLNSILILSQLLAANKDGNLTARQQESAQAIHASGSDLLRLINDILDLSKVEAGKIEVHEEPLALDALVADLLRLFTSIAEDKHVRFVVEREDDLPDTILTDGLRLQQILRNLLSNAFKFTDKGTVSLRLFRPAPDQVPEHLGAQRLLAMAVQDTGIGIPKDKHATVFEPFRQADGSTTRKYGGTGLGLSISRELARLLGGDITLESEPGKGTTFTLFLLEKPAPAASANPLPHQATAAAASADPGTTATPDPNTEAATTLAPPMPAADPVCPEPQDFVQDDRRSLQPGDTIMLIIDDHLERARRIRDRARTQGFATLLAHDAETGLHFADYHRPQAIVLAGSLPSSWKTLERLKADVGTRAIPLIFLTTAERGMEALRLGAYTVAPEDPDAAAIDAVLQEVRAYLTSPRRRVLIVDDDRLQRESLASLIATLPDVEISTCGTSAEALDILRRTPVHCLILDLGLPDASGFDLLRRIRADESLSHTPIIVYTGRDLSADEETLLSRHAESIIVKGVRSPERLLEETALYLHRTPPASPPTPEGEVDSVFAGKTVLLVDDDMRNVFALSSVLEDKGLTVLVARDGQEGLARLEEHAQEVDLVLMDIMMPVMNGFEAMAAIRAQKRFRDLPIIALTAKAMKGDRAKCIEAGASDYLAKPVDTEKLVSLLKVWLSQ